One genomic segment of Chroogloeocystis siderophila 5.2 s.c.1 includes these proteins:
- a CDS encoding DUF928 domain-containing protein codes for MAEYIPPRDQKPPTSRTTGTVTRTGGCRKDKQATLTALAPQKHTGQTASSHPTFAWFVPDTQSYPLEFRLYRYEANGDRTIIRKVRLQSQRGIMSLALPLDTPPLATGERYNWQVILLCNPNRPSSALVAGADLDVVTMPNNLATTLANNNPQQKVKAYASAGLWYDALGTALTATTNKVSQRLELELLEDLANLEDPNEARTIEYSTRIRPIIELERQQNI; via the coding sequence ATGGCTGAATACATACCACCTAGAGATCAAAAGCCTCCTACAAGCAGAACAACTGGTACAGTAACGAGAACAGGAGGATGTCGCAAAGACAAACAAGCAACATTAACAGCCCTTGCGCCTCAAAAACACACCGGACAAACAGCTTCCTCGCATCCTACATTTGCATGGTTTGTACCTGATACACAGTCTTATCCACTCGAATTTCGGCTTTACAGATACGAAGCAAATGGCGATCGCACAATTATCCGTAAAGTTCGGTTACAAAGCCAACGCGGAATTATGTCACTTGCTTTACCACTTGATACACCCCCTTTAGCTACGGGAGAAAGATACAATTGGCAAGTTATTCTTTTGTGCAACCCAAATCGTCCTTCTAGTGCTTTAGTTGCGGGTGCAGATCTCGATGTTGTCACAATGCCAAATAACTTAGCAACTACACTAGCAAATAATAACCCACAACAAAAAGTTAAAGCTTACGCTAGTGCAGGTTTATGGTACGACGCACTTGGTACAGCTTTAACAGCGACAACAAATAAAGTATCACAAAGGCTTGAACTAGAGTTATTAGAAGATTTGGCGAATTTGGAAGATCCAAACGAAGCACGTACAATCGAATACAGCACTCGCATCAGACCTATCATTGAGCTAGAGCGACAACAAAACATATAA
- a CDS encoding CHASE2 domain-containing protein, with product MKRGVWQRIPAKYGNWRTGALPGFTFLGAIIILRLIGLLQYHEWLVFDSFLRWRPTEPVDDRITIVGINEADVQNLKAYPIPDRELALLINTLQEYKPRAIGLDIVREHAVNPGHQDLTTVFKNSKKLFVVEKVLPDTIAPPPNVASAQVGFIDGVLDNDGRLRRSLLGTPDPQNHQIYKHSLTLRLATAYLATEGISLENGIRDPATMRFGSVELSQIHSHSGGYVSADAGGVQVLLNYRNHHKQNQFRTLSLTDIKKRNFDPAWLRDRIIIIGMTMPSAKDDFPVTAVASSLSAQGNIYGVEVQAHAVSQIISAVLDGRSLIWTWADGWEYLWIILWGIVGIVLGWLPLAPHKNFVIVGITSFGVVGTSYALLTWWGLWIPVVPTALVLVLNGVGLTAFYQYNRAMRSRLHERQLTINHTYTTIHNGPLQTLKLLIKQARDQDVPQDELILTLTQIDNELREVYESLERDVQTQEQSLRLGSGQEINLNAPLHETLYQVYSQTLERDFPCYKTLKLKIPNFEPIDASYLSIEQKRSLCQFLEEALCNVGKHAKGVTRLRTDCLQKEDQCIVRVTDNGSSLSVSSEGRGTKQAMQLARQLRGKFQRSSSVQGTVCELTWHRRKSWFS from the coding sequence ATGAAGCGCGGTGTTTGGCAAAGAATTCCTGCTAAGTATGGCAATTGGCGCACTGGTGCGTTACCAGGATTTACTTTCTTGGGAGCGATCATTATTTTACGCTTAATTGGACTTCTTCAGTATCACGAGTGGTTAGTGTTTGATAGCTTTCTGCGTTGGCGTCCCACTGAACCAGTTGACGACCGAATTACGATCGTTGGTATTAATGAAGCAGATGTCCAAAACCTAAAAGCTTATCCTATTCCTGATCGCGAACTTGCATTATTAATCAATACACTACAAGAGTATAAACCGAGAGCAATTGGTTTAGATATTGTTAGAGAGCACGCTGTTAACCCTGGTCATCAGGATCTCACTACTGTATTTAAAAATAGTAAAAAGCTTTTTGTTGTTGAGAAAGTTCTACCAGATACAATTGCACCACCACCAAATGTAGCTAGTGCGCAAGTCGGATTTATCGATGGGGTATTGGATAATGACGGACGTTTGCGGCGTAGCTTGCTGGGAACACCAGATCCACAAAATCATCAAATCTATAAACACTCATTAACGCTACGTTTAGCGACAGCTTATTTAGCGACTGAAGGAATAAGTTTAGAAAATGGTATTCGCGATCCTGCCACAATGCGGTTTGGTAGCGTTGAACTGTCACAGATACATTCACATTCTGGTGGTTATGTTAGCGCCGATGCTGGTGGAGTGCAAGTTTTACTGAACTATCGCAATCATCATAAACAAAACCAATTTCGGACGTTATCGCTTACTGATATTAAAAAGAGGAATTTTGACCCTGCGTGGTTACGCGATCGCATCATTATTATCGGCATGACGATGCCTAGTGCAAAAGACGATTTTCCAGTGACAGCGGTTGCTAGCAGTCTTTCAGCACAGGGAAATATTTATGGAGTCGAGGTGCAAGCCCATGCTGTCAGTCAAATTATCAGTGCGGTACTCGATGGGCGATCGCTCATTTGGACTTGGGCAGATGGATGGGAATATTTATGGATTATCCTCTGGGGAATTGTAGGTATCGTCTTGGGGTGGCTACCGCTAGCACCACATAAAAATTTTGTGATTGTGGGAATAACAAGCTTTGGTGTTGTCGGTACAAGTTATGCACTGTTGACATGGTGGGGATTGTGGATTCCTGTTGTCCCTACAGCGCTTGTTTTGGTTCTTAATGGTGTAGGACTCACCGCGTTTTATCAATACAATCGGGCGATGCGATCGCGTCTTCATGAACGTCAGCTAACAATCAACCACACTTACACAACGATCCATAACGGACCTTTGCAAACCCTAAAATTACTTATCAAACAAGCCCGCGACCAAGATGTACCTCAAGACGAACTTATCTTAACATTGACACAGATCGACAATGAACTGCGAGAAGTCTACGAATCACTAGAAAGGGACGTTCAAACCCAAGAACAAAGTTTACGCCTCGGCAGTGGGCAAGAGATTAACTTAAATGCGCCGCTACACGAAACTTTATACCAAGTGTATAGCCAAACGCTCGAACGTGATTTTCCCTGCTACAAAACGCTAAAGCTAAAAATCCCTAACTTTGAACCAATTGACGCCAGCTACCTTAGTATCGAGCAAAAACGTAGCTTGTGTCAGTTTCTCGAAGAAGCTTTATGTAATGTTGGTAAACACGCCAAAGGAGTCACGCGGCTGAGAACCGATTGCTTGCAAAAAGAAGATCAATGTATTGTACGCGTTACAGATAATGGCTCAAGCCTTAGTGTATCTTCTGAAGGTCGTGGCACAAAACAAGCAATGCAGCTAGCACGACAACTTAGAGGGAAATTTCAGCGTTCTTCGTCTGTTCAGGGTACAGTATGTGAATTAACTTGGCATCGGAGAAAGTCTTGGTTTAGTTGA
- a CDS encoding putative toxin-antitoxin system toxin component, PIN family has product MRLVVDANILVAELIRKRGRELIVHPALELYMAQMAWEETCHELSKRVEKMVQKQVFSQEVGQKLLTDAIALAETKVLVVPHEVYASYEVIAKLRIPRDPNDWFTVALALVLQAGIWTNDSDFLGCGLPTWTTETLISHLAL; this is encoded by the coding sequence ATGCGCTTAGTAGTTGATGCCAATATTTTGGTAGCAGAACTAATCCGTAAACGAGGAAGAGAGTTAATCGTTCATCCTGCGTTAGAACTTTATATGGCACAGATGGCTTGGGAGGAAACTTGCCACGAATTGAGTAAGCGAGTAGAAAAAATGGTACAAAAGCAAGTATTTTCCCAAGAGGTCGGACAAAAGCTATTGACTGATGCGATCGCTCTGGCTGAAACTAAAGTGCTTGTAGTACCTCATGAAGTTTATGCCTCGTACGAAGTTATTGCCAAACTTCGCATTCCCCGCGATCCCAATGACTGGTTTACTGTTGCCCTGGCTTTAGTTTTACAAGCGGGAATTTGGACGAACGATAGTGATTTTTTGGGATGTGGTTTACCTACGTGGACTACAGAAACGCTGATTTCGCACCTAGCGCTGTAA
- a CDS encoding CHAT domain-containing protein, producing the protein MRNLRCKVRFLLIMFLSSLTCLCWDSMPLLTQVPYAHQFVQQGIERYQAGDYNGAIAPWQRALILYQKAKNSQQEVAIVAENLARTYQQIGQGNQAIRYWEQAIAYYRPIDPQQTGRLLTEQAQSYSSIGQNRQAIALLCGTVQDQECLPQTAVSIARAHKDLLGEAAAWGSLGEAYRIRGDYLQAINYLHNSLKIAEEIANPQLQISALNSLGNAYSNLAQVGDRQANSAEKLGESEQSNQLRQQAASNNSKALEYVQNSLELAQKQSDRTHQTRAYINLIPLYYRQANYTAAAQTHQQALGLWQQLPNDRNKIYSAIDLAKLQQSNTNSPIECLNPQVQPNAITLLEQAASIAQKTQDNRALSFAIGELGHIYECRQDYTPALKLTQQARWAAEQDKDSLYLWEWQTGRIYQAQNQKPSAINAYEKAIATIETIRDEILTANRDLQFDFRDTVDPIYRDLITMKLDTVPSAVLLAATDANTKNLRSVLSTADSLKLAELQNYFGDDCTLNVVNQQGIDIGSIDKNTAIFSSIILDKQTAIIASFPNGNKKVIWLNKDNESLRQEINEFRLGLESFFDEYDPQPAQKVYDWLIRPFTSELQQAKINTLVFIQDGILRSVPMAALHDGTQFLIQKYAVATTPGLSLTELKASNPQNFRALALGLTESAVIDGQKFAPLSHVQQEIGEVQEQLKGSTPLLNAEFNRTRLQQELSENSYPIIHIATHGVFGTVPEDTFLVTGNQEKLTITELDMLIRSTTKNTEPIELLTLTACQTAIGDDRAALGLAGVAVQAGAKSALASLWSIEDAATAQVAAQFYQSLTDSRMSKAQALQKAQLALIEKGDKYTHPAYWAPYILIGNWL; encoded by the coding sequence ATGCGGAATCTCCGCTGCAAAGTGCGCTTTTTATTAATTATGTTTCTGAGTAGCCTAACTTGCTTGTGCTGGGATAGTATGCCTTTACTCACGCAAGTGCCTTATGCACATCAGTTTGTTCAGCAAGGTATTGAGCGTTACCAAGCAGGAGATTATAATGGCGCGATCGCACCTTGGCAAAGAGCGTTAATCTTATATCAAAAAGCGAAAAATAGTCAGCAAGAAGTAGCAATAGTAGCAGAAAATTTAGCTCGAACTTATCAACAAATTGGTCAAGGCAATCAAGCGATTCGATATTGGGAACAAGCGATCGCCTACTACCGCCCAATCGATCCGCAGCAAACTGGAAGGCTACTCACTGAACAAGCACAATCATACAGTAGTATTGGGCAAAACCGACAAGCGATCGCGCTACTATGTGGAACAGTACAAGATCAAGAGTGTCTTCCGCAAACCGCAGTTAGTATTGCACGCGCGCATAAAGATTTATTAGGAGAAGCCGCAGCCTGGGGAAGCTTAGGCGAAGCTTATCGCATTCGCGGTGATTATTTACAAGCGATTAATTATTTGCACAATAGTTTAAAGATTGCTGAAGAAATTGCAAATCCACAGTTGCAAATCTCTGCTTTGAATAGTTTAGGAAATGCTTATAGTAATCTTGCACAGGTGGGCGATCGCCAGGCAAACTCTGCGGAAAAACTCGGTGAAAGCGAACAATCAAATCAACTACGCCAACAAGCCGCAAGCAATAATAGTAAAGCTTTAGAATATGTTCAAAATAGTCTTGAACTAGCACAAAAACAAAGCGATCGTACTCATCAAACGCGTGCTTATATTAATTTAATTCCTTTATATTATCGCCAAGCAAACTATACTGCTGCTGCACAAACACATCAACAAGCGCTGGGACTTTGGCAGCAACTTCCTAATGATCGGAATAAGATTTACTCAGCAATTGACCTTGCTAAACTACAGCAATCCAATACAAATTCACCAATAGAATGTTTGAATCCACAAGTTCAACCCAATGCGATCACGCTACTCGAACAAGCTGCTAGTATCGCCCAAAAAACTCAAGATAATCGTGCATTATCGTTTGCGATAGGTGAACTCGGTCATATTTACGAATGTCGTCAAGACTACACACCAGCATTAAAATTAACACAACAAGCACGCTGGGCTGCTGAACAAGACAAAGATAGTCTTTATCTTTGGGAATGGCAAACAGGCAGAATTTATCAAGCTCAAAATCAAAAACCTTCTGCAATCAATGCTTATGAAAAAGCAATAGCAACTATTGAAACAATTCGCGATGAAATCCTGACAGCTAACCGCGATTTACAATTTGATTTTCGCGACACTGTTGATCCTATTTATCGCGATTTAATTACAATGAAATTAGATACTGTTCCCTCTGCTGTTTTATTAGCTGCAACAGATGCAAATACTAAAAATCTTAGGTCTGTATTGTCAACAGCCGATTCACTCAAACTTGCAGAACTTCAAAATTACTTTGGTGATGATTGCACTCTGAATGTTGTCAATCAGCAAGGAATAGATATTGGTAGCATAGACAAAAATACAGCAATTTTTAGTTCTATTATTCTAGATAAGCAAACAGCAATTATTGCTAGTTTTCCTAACGGAAATAAAAAAGTTATTTGGTTGAATAAAGATAATGAAAGTCTCCGTCAAGAAATTAATGAATTTCGTTTAGGACTCGAAAGCTTTTTTGATGAGTACGATCCGCAACCCGCGCAGAAAGTTTATGATTGGTTAATTCGTCCTTTTACGTCTGAATTGCAGCAAGCAAAAATCAACACGCTTGTTTTCATCCAAGATGGAATTTTACGCAGCGTACCAATGGCTGCACTGCATGATGGAACACAGTTTTTAATTCAAAAATATGCAGTAGCAACAACTCCTGGATTAAGTTTAACCGAGTTGAAAGCTTCAAATCCACAAAATTTCCGCGCGCTTGCATTAGGGTTAACTGAAAGTGCTGTGATTGATGGTCAAAAATTTGCCCCACTGTCGCACGTACAACAAGAAATCGGCGAAGTTCAAGAACAATTAAAAGGTAGTACACCTTTATTAAATGCAGAATTTAATCGCACGCGCTTGCAACAAGAGTTGAGTGAAAATAGTTATCCAATTATTCATATTGCGACTCACGGAGTGTTTGGCACGGTTCCAGAAGATACGTTTCTGGTTACTGGAAATCAAGAGAAACTAACAATTACGGAACTTGATATGTTGATTCGCAGTACGACTAAAAATACGGAACCTATTGAACTTTTAACGTTAACCGCTTGTCAAACTGCGATCGGAGACGATCGCGCTGCGTTAGGTCTTGCTGGGGTTGCTGTCCAAGCAGGTGCTAAAAGTGCATTAGCCTCTTTATGGTCGATTGAAGATGCAGCAACTGCACAAGTAGCCGCACAATTTTATCAAAGCCTAACAGATTCTAGAATGAGTAAAGCACAAGCTCTACAGAAAGCTCAATTAGCACTCATTGAAAAAGGTGACAAATATACCCATCCAGCTTACTGGGCGCCTTATATTCTCATTGGAAATTGGTTATAA
- a CDS encoding filamentous hemagglutinin N-terminal domain-containing protein, protein MINYGRFIFDSLLIKSLLIAGITGKLFYISPTSAQIVPDETLGSEKSIVTSSEPAPIDLITGGVTRGINLFHSFQEFNVDAAQSVYFKNPQGIENILSRVTGKNPSNILGLLGVLGKANLFLINPNGIIFGSDAILDIQGSFVATTANAVRFGDQGIFNSSNPSSVPLLSVNPSAFLFNQLAENSSIYQSTSFLEVPQGNSLIFLGANVTIDGGILLAPSGRVEVGGLAEAGEVELTVNGSHLDLIFPTDVARADVLLTNTAGIGVAGEGGGRIEVNARNVNLVGTSLLSAGIRPELGSIDTQAGDIILDATGQVTLGEYSLVGNFVSPDSTGNGGNIYINTGSLFVTEGTQISTATFGQGNAGNIKIDARDNVTITGFNRDNASGIFSTTTTDANGNAGSISIDTKDLVLVDGAQIVANTFGEGNAGIIFVQADKVSLDNVSGILSSVSSGAVGDGGDINIQTRSLSLTNGSQVQSLVFREQGEIPGGQGKGGNITINAIESVDLIGVSSVQLPINNPLNTSEFIATEGFSSGIFTSTEKGAIGLGGDITIATHNLQVRDGAIVNAQTLNSSGGGNITINTNTFTATGGGQVLTVSRDRGQAGNITLNAADSITLSGSDPSFFERFERFGRDIVNNENAASGLFASTDADSTGNGGEINLVTRNLLLSDRATISAQSLGTGIAGSISIRADEYINADDGEIATSASQSVGGAINIVAGDIRLHGDSNLRTNVASGAGGGGNITLSANSILAFDDSDILAFARDGQGGNITLNTPIFFAENFQPAAFNINPDDLDGNNRVDINASGAVAGVVEIPDVSFIQNSLIDLPENLINTDTLIANSCIARSPQQGNFLITGAGSLPSRPGDSVSVFPTGSVQSILENTSSRPWQLGDPIVEPQGVYRLNGRLLLSREC, encoded by the coding sequence ATGATAAATTATGGTCGGTTTATTTTTGATTCACTACTTATAAAAAGTTTATTAATAGCAGGAATTACAGGAAAGTTATTCTATATTTCACCCACTTCGGCACAAATTGTTCCAGATGAAACTTTAGGAAGTGAAAAATCTATTGTTACATCATCTGAACCTGCACCTATTGATTTAATTACAGGTGGCGTAACTCGTGGAATCAATCTCTTTCATAGTTTCCAAGAATTTAATGTAGATGCAGCACAAAGTGTTTATTTTAAGAATCCTCAAGGAATTGAAAATATATTGAGTCGAGTCACCGGAAAAAATCCTTCTAATATCTTAGGGCTTCTCGGCGTACTAGGTAAGGCAAATTTATTTTTAATTAACCCCAACGGAATTATTTTTGGTTCAGATGCAATACTAGATATTCAAGGCTCGTTTGTTGCGACTACAGCAAACGCGGTTCGGTTTGGCGATCAGGGTATTTTCAATTCTTCTAATCCTAGTTCTGTTCCACTTCTATCCGTTAATCCTTCAGCATTTCTTTTTAATCAACTTGCAGAGAATTCCTCGATTTATCAATCAACAAGCTTTCTTGAAGTACCTCAAGGTAACAGCTTGATATTCTTAGGTGCAAATGTAACTATTGATGGTGGAATTTTATTAGCTCCAAGTGGTCGAGTAGAGGTTGGAGGACTAGCTGAAGCGGGAGAAGTTGAACTAACGGTGAATGGTAGTCACTTAGATTTAATTTTTCCTACTGATGTAGCAAGAGCAGATGTATTACTGACCAATACAGCAGGAATCGGCGTAGCGGGAGAAGGGGGAGGTCGTATTGAAGTCAACGCTAGAAATGTCAATCTTGTAGGAACAAGTCTCCTATCAGCAGGTATACGACCGGAGTTAGGATCTATAGATACACAAGCCGGAGATATTATCTTAGACGCGACAGGACAAGTTACTTTAGGTGAATATAGCTTAGTTGGTAACTTTGTCTCTCCTGATTCTACAGGTAATGGTGGCAATATTTACATTAATACTGGATCGCTATTTGTTACAGAAGGAACGCAAATATCGACTGCGACTTTTGGACAAGGTAATGCAGGAAACATAAAAATTGACGCCCGCGATAATGTAACTATTACTGGATTTAATAGAGACAATGCAAGTGGAATTTTTAGTACTACAACTACCGATGCTAATGGTAATGCAGGCAGTATCAGTATTGATACAAAAGATTTAGTTTTAGTCGATGGTGCGCAAATTGTTGCCAATACTTTCGGTGAAGGAAATGCTGGCATTATATTTGTACAAGCTGACAAGGTTTCACTTGATAACGTGAGTGGAATCCTAAGTAGTGTGTCTTCAGGCGCAGTTGGTGATGGTGGCGATATCAATATTCAAACGCGATCGCTTTCTCTAACCAATGGTTCGCAAGTGCAATCTTTGGTATTTCGAGAACAGGGTGAAATTCCAGGCGGACAAGGTAAGGGCGGTAATATCACCATTAATGCAATTGAATCTGTCGATCTTATCGGTGTAAGTTCGGTACAACTTCCGATTAATAATCCTTTGAACACTTCAGAATTCATCGCTACAGAAGGATTTTCAAGTGGAATTTTCACGAGTACAGAGAAAGGCGCGATTGGTTTAGGAGGAGATATTACGATTGCTACCCACAACTTACAAGTACGTGATGGTGCGATTGTCAACGCTCAAACGCTGAATTCTAGCGGTGGCGGTAATATCACTATCAACACTAATACTTTTACGGCTACTGGTGGTGGACAAGTTTTAACTGTCAGTCGCGATCGCGGTCAAGCTGGAAATATCACCCTCAATGCAGCTGACAGCATTACTCTGTCTGGTAGCGATCCCAGCTTTTTTGAGCGATTTGAGCGCTTTGGTCGTGATATTGTCAATAACGAAAATGCTGCGAGTGGATTATTTGCAAGTACAGATGCAGATTCGACAGGGAATGGCGGTGAGATTAATTTAGTAACCAGAAATTTGCTTTTGAGCGATCGCGCTACAATCTCTGCTCAAAGCTTGGGAACTGGTATAGCAGGTAGTATTAGTATTCGTGCTGACGAATATATAAATGCTGACGACGGTGAAATTGCTACTTCTGCAAGTCAATCTGTTGGGGGTGCTATTAATATTGTCGCCGGAGATATTCGCCTGCATGGTGACAGTAATCTTCGTACTAATGTTGCCAGTGGTGCGGGTGGTGGAGGTAATATTACCCTTAGTGCTAACTCAATTCTGGCTTTTGATGACAGTGACATTTTAGCGTTTGCCCGCGATGGTCAAGGTGGTAACATCACGCTGAATACACCTATATTCTTCGCCGAGAACTTTCAACCTGCGGCATTTAACATTAATCCAGATGACCTGGATGGTAACAACCGCGTTGATATTAACGCCAGTGGTGCTGTAGCTGGAGTCGTAGAAATTCCTGATGTGAGTTTTATCCAAAATAGCTTGATAGATTTACCAGAAAATCTTATTAATACTGATACTTTAATTGCCAATAGCTGTATCGCCCGCAGTCCTCAACAAGGAAATTTCCTGATTACAGGTGCAGGTAGCTTACCATCACGTCCTGGAGATTCTGTATCTGTATTTCCCACAGGATCTGTGCAGTCGATTCTTGAAAATACATCTTCACGTCCTTGGCAATTGGGCGATCCAATTGTGGAACCACAAGGAGTTTATCGCTTAAACGGACGATTACTATTAAGTCGAGAGTGTTAG
- the cobU gene encoding bifunctional adenosylcobinamide kinase/adenosylcobinamide-phosphate guanylyltransferase, whose product MSKVILVTGPAKSGKSEWAENLATQTGKSVIYVATAIINADDSEWLSRINQHRQRRPDWVTWEVPRQLVDAITTPQNDCLLIDSLGTWVANLLEEDNNNWENILQNLCSALSSAEKDIILVAEETGWGIVPAYPLGRIFRDRLGNLVRRIAAVADVVYLVTGGYVLDLTALGSPLPPYQK is encoded by the coding sequence TTGAGTAAAGTTATTCTAGTAACAGGACCAGCTAAATCGGGTAAAAGTGAATGGGCGGAAAACCTTGCAACACAAACGGGTAAATCTGTAATTTATGTAGCCACCGCCATCATTAACGCTGATGATTCTGAGTGGTTGTCTCGAATTAATCAACACCGCCAACGTCGTCCTGATTGGGTAACATGGGAAGTTCCACGACAATTAGTTGATGCGATTACCACACCGCAAAATGATTGTCTACTGATTGATTCGTTAGGTACTTGGGTCGCGAACCTGCTTGAAGAAGACAACAACAACTGGGAAAATATCCTACAAAACTTATGCTCAGCTTTAAGTTCAGCCGAGAAAGATATCATTCTAGTAGCAGAAGAGACAGGATGGGGAATCGTTCCAGCTTATCCCCTTGGCAGAATTTTTCGTGATCGCTTGGGTAATTTAGTGCGCCGGATCGCGGCGGTCGCGGATGTTGTTTACTTAGTGACTGGCGGCTACGTCCTCGATCTCACCGCACTAGGTTCTCCATTACCGCCCTACCAAAAGTGA
- a CDS encoding IS1 family transposase (programmed frameshift): MPACPMCTSSQTVKNGRIHNGKQRFKCHNCGRQFVEQPTKKVIDSATRELIDRLLLERISLAGIARFAQVSEQWLQNYVNQKYAQVPRSVPVAAKKRRLTIQCDELWSFVDNKGNKQWVWLALDADTREIVGVYIGARDEGAARNLWQSLPPVYRQCAVAYTDVWAAYGTVLPSKCHRAVGKETGKTSYVERFNNTLRQRVSRLVRKTLSFSKSLENHIGAIWYFIHYYNASLLV, translated from the exons ATGCCTGCCTGTCCCATGTGTACGTCTTCTCAAACGGTCAAAAATGGTCGCATCCACAACGGAAAACAACGGTTCAAATGCCATAACTGCGGACGGCAGTTTGTCGAACAACCGACTAAAAAAGTGATCGACTCTGCCACAAGGGAACTGATTGACCGATTGCTCTTGGAACGGATTTCTCTAGCGGGAATTGCTCGTTTTGCCCAGGTTTCTGAACAATGGTTGCAAAATTACGTCAATCAGAAATATGCTCAGGTGCCCCGAAGCGTGCCGGTGGCAGCCAAAAAAAGG AGGCTAACAATTCAATGCGATGAATTATGGTCATTTGTGGATAATAAAGGGAACAAGCAGTGGGTTTGGTTAGCTCTCGATGCAGACACTCGCGAGATTGTTGGCGTTTATATTGGCGCACGGGACGAAGGCGCTGCCCGCAATTTGTGGCAGTCATTGCCTCCGGTATATCGTCAATGCGCAGTTGCTTACACCGATGTTTGGGCAGCCTATGGAACAGTTCTACCGAGCAAGTGCCATCGAGCCGTGGGGAAGGAGACTGGCAAAACGAGCTACGTTGAACGATTTAATAATACGCTCAGACAGCGAGTGTCTCGTTTAGTGCGAAAAACTTTGTCCTTTTCCAAGTCACTGGAGAATCACATCGGTGCTATTTGGTATTTCATCCATTATTACAATGCATCCTTACTTGTTTAG
- a CDS encoding response regulator — protein sequence MSHNLQQEKQKILVIDDHETVLYGTIYALKQQYPEADIRTTQTAQQLLEQLPSFKPDLVVMDLSIPDKVGEHDKSDVGIQLLKTLMQQYPTLNFTVQSSYIKALVRIKPTIDAHQGGFTVADKSLSTKEMLKRIDWALQGLTYTKDLKAMQSGLEIKQDWLTLLQLAFEEELQDQEIAKRMLVSARTVRHYWTKVQDVLEVYPDEGKRNIRIQTERRAREVGLID from the coding sequence ATGAGTCACAATTTACAACAGGAAAAACAAAAAATTCTTGTTATCGATGACCACGAAACTGTTCTTTATGGAACAATTTATGCACTTAAACAGCAATATCCAGAGGCAGACATTCGCACGACACAAACCGCACAACAACTGCTAGAACAATTACCCAGTTTTAAACCCGATCTTGTTGTCATGGATCTTTCAATTCCAGACAAGGTGGGTGAGCATGATAAATCCGATGTAGGTATTCAACTACTTAAGACTTTGATGCAGCAATATCCTACGCTTAATTTTACAGTACAAAGTAGTTATATAAAAGCGTTAGTCCGTATTAAACCTACGATTGATGCTCATCAAGGCGGCTTTACCGTAGCGGATAAAAGTCTTTCTACTAAAGAAATGTTGAAGCGAATTGACTGGGCTTTACAAGGATTGACCTACACAAAAGACTTGAAGGCTATGCAGAGTGGGTTAGAAATTAAACAAGACTGGCTAACGCTGTTGCAACTTGCGTTTGAAGAAGAATTACAAGATCAAGAAATTGCCAAACGAATGTTAGTATCGGCTCGTACAGTGCGCCACTACTGGACAAAAGTCCAAGACGTGCTTGAAGTGTATCCTGACGAAGGTAAGAGAAACATTCGCATTCAAACCGAAAGACGTGCTAGAGAAGTAGGATTAATCGATTAG